Within Syngnathus scovelli strain Florida chromosome 22, RoL_Ssco_1.2, whole genome shotgun sequence, the genomic segment AAAATGTTAAATAGGTCATATAACATTTGTGGGAGATATCCTTGAGCTACTGAAGTTTCCTTTTGAAGCAATAGTCTTGTTTCATTGGGATTTTGATGTGTTGTTTATTTCAGGGCGGGAAGCAGGACTCCTTCCAGCAGTGGGAGGTGGTGCCCATTGAGGTGTGCGACGTGCGGCAGGTGAAGAACAGCTTCAAGAAGCTCATGAAGGCCTGCGTGCCCAGCTCCACCTCCTCGGACCCCAACACCAATTTCCTGCGCTGCCTGGAAGATTCGGAGTGGATGGCGCTGGTAAGTTACTACTGAGAGTGGAACTTCTGaagttgggaaaaaaatatatatttatgtatttgcaTGTAGCTGCACAGGGTGCTGCAAGTGTCCGTCCTGGTGGTGGAGCTGCTGGACACGGGATCATCCGTCATGGTCAGCCTGGAGGACGGCTGGGACGTCACCACTCAGGTTTGGAGATGTGGAGAACAAACTCGTCGCGTCCTCCGCGAGATTAACGCGGCGTTGCATCTCCAGGTGGTGTCGTTGGTGCAGCTGCTGTCCGACCCCTACTACCGGACGTTCGATGGCTTCCGGCTGCTGGTGGAGAAGGAGTGGCTGTCGTTCGGACACAGGTTCAGCCAGCGCGGCGCGCAGACGCTCGGCAGCCAGAGCAGCGGGTTCACCCCCGTCTTCCTGCAGTTCCTCGACTGTGTGCATCAAGTGCGTCTTTCAGATATCTGATGTCGCTCATGTCGGCACAGATAACTTTGGGTGATAAATTGTTTGATCCCTTCTTCCTCAGATCCACCTACAGTTCCCCATGGAATTTGAGTTCAGCCAGTACTACCTGAAGTTCCTGGCCTATCACTATGTGTCCAACCGTTTccgcaccttcctgcttgactcGGACTACGAGCGCATTGAACTCGGTACCGTCTTgacaatgtgacttttttttttttttttttactccgttCTCTTTTGATCGAAGTTTGACGGTGTTCACAGGAGTCCTCTATGAGGAAAAAGGTGAGAGGAGAAGTCCTCAGGTTTGCAAGTCCGTGTGGGACTACATCGACCGGCTTAACAAGAAGACGCCGGTCTTTTTCAACTACATGTTCGCCCCAGAGGACGATGAGGTTAGCacgctttttatttttgctgggaAATGTTTAACATTAATTATTGTAATACTATTTACACAGGTGCTTCGGCCATACACTTTCATCTCCAACCTGAAAGTGTGGGACTACTACACGGAGGAGACGCTCTCGGAGGGGCCGTCGTACGATTGGGAGCTGCGGGGACGCCAGGATCGGGCGGCGTCGGAAGAGACGCCCGACAAGCCCGACAGCGGCGCGCCCAAGTCGCGGCGGCGCGCCGTCTGGCCGTGCTTTGACAGCCTGAGCAAAACGTTGCCCGACGCCATCACCAAGCTGCTGCAGGAACTGCAGACGCTGGAGGGGGAGCTCGGACAGGCGTCTGAAAAGTGGAAGGACACGTGGGATAAGATCAAGGCCGCTCAGAGGAACGAGGCCAAACTGGAGAGCAAGGTGATTTTTACCGTATTAAATACAATAATTGTAAGGTAGTAACAATACGTTTCCCCGTCTGGCATTTTTGTCCTCTTTTAGCCGTCGTTCTCCAGCTCGCTGCTCATGTCCTCCAACCTGAGCCACCAGCGGCGTTCCCAGGGCGTCTACCTGCAGGAGAGCGGCGTGGGCTCCTCCATCAACTTGGGCCTGGACTGCGAGGTGAGCGCCACCTCCACTCCGGTGGCGGGCCGCCCAAGCACCAGCACGCTCTACAGCCAGTTCCAGAGTACCGAGAGCGAGAACAGGTACGTGTTTGCTGGGACTGGGAAATTATTCTTTACATTTGATTAGATTGTAAAGCATTAAGTGCATCATGATTTCTTTCTTGCTCATTTAAATTTTGCTCCTGTGTCACTCTAGAAGTTTCGAAGGTATTTTGTTCAAGAAAGGCGCTCTACTGAAACCATGGAAACCACGATGGTTTGTGCTGGACAAGACAAAACATCAGGTTGGAACATGGAAGTTAACAATGGAGATGTATCATTGTAGTCCTGAATGAGTCCGTTCCATTTTgcgataatgtttttttttcgtgtAACGCAGCTGCGGTATTACGAGAGCAGGCAGGACAAAGTGTGCAAAGGCGTCATTGAGTTGGCCGACGTGGAGTCCATCCTTCTGGGGACGCCCACCATGGGATCGCCCAAAAACATTGAGGAGAAAGCCTTCTTCGACGTGAGTCTCGCCAAACAATCCCTAAAAGTTATCAAAAGTTTTCTAAGCCTGAACTTCGTCCCAcctgtctccccccctcccctccccagctCAAGACCACCAAACGAGTGTACAACTTTTGCGCCCAGGATAGCCTCAATGCTCAGCTGTGGATGGACAGTGTTCAGAGCTGCCTCTCGGACGCCTAGACGGGAGACGGCCCGCATTCTTGAACTGCAATATCTCAGTGTTTTTAgtagaaaagaagaaaacagaggtgggaggggaaaaaaaaaaaaaacggctgcGGTCCGACCACACAGAATCATTCCACGTCTTGTCCGGCATGAAGATTTCTTCCCGACTCTCCTTCTTACTAACCCTAGCCACCCTCCCCTTGTTCCAGATTtaactttgtaaaaaaaactcaagGGGGGAATGACGGAGAAGCTGCCGGATCTCAATTTGGGACCACCAGTGACGGTTCATGAAGGatttttagtctttttttttttctgccaccaCAATCTCAAGAAAGATATACTGTGAAAGCCCATCAGAATCTCCTCTGCAAGTGTTTACAAAGTGGACAAAAGCTCCCTTCCCTTGACACTAACCACTATAAACAAACGTGTTAAGGGACATagaaggaaataaaaaacaaagacGTGATCCTACGGGATGGAAAAAGACAGCAGCATTATGGAACTCCAGAACTCCCACAAAAATGCTACACCCTGAAGGCAACACAGGCAAAAATGAATGGATATCACATCTCTCAtaataattattaaaataatttgaGCTACTCCTCAGGATGTGTGCAGCGGCCTTGTTCCAAGGTTCTGGGTTCGAATCCGGGCTTCTTGTGCATGTACTTCTCCTTCCTcccacaaacatgcacataaggtcaattgaagactctaaaacgCCCCTAAATGTGTGTGAGTACTTATTTGTCCCCGACATCACACCCCAAAGTCTGTCGGCATAAGTTCAAGATCACCCTAAAGAGATAAAATGGAGAGGACCTAGTATGGAACCTTGTGGAACCTTCAGCAAAAGATCAAATAGTGTGGTTTAGAAGGCTTTATTTGTGAATtaaactcaatttttttttttttttaaatccgcaCGAGGAAAAATTTAACGTGATTGCTCAGATTAGTCGGAGCTATTCCTCAGGATGAAGGCAGCACGGTGGCCCCAAGTTTCCGGGTTCGAATCTGGACTTACTGTGTGAGGTCATCAACTTCATATTCTCCTTAAATGTGACTTGGAGTGGTCATTTGTCTATCTCCATtgactggtgaccagtccaggaTGTCCTCCgaataatgaatgaatggattaaATATAAATAGAACTATTCATCAGAATAGTTAGTCTACAATTCCCCTTGTTAGGGATGCATTGAAGTCCCATAAATGTATGTTAGTCACATGACCGTAATCCCTCAAACGCATCACCCTTTGCACGCACATTGTTAAAATCTCTTCCCACTATGTAAAATATCCTGCTGTGTTTGTTGAACatgacttttgtttattttttaaattgtagattttttttttttttgagagggaCCTTTCACCCCCTTTCTGTATATACTACCCCAGATTTGTATGTAACGTTTATAGTAGTAATTTATTTAACTTTTCCCTTTACAAAAGTTCCTCAAATACCACTTTTAAAATCTAGGAATTCAATGTGCCATTGGTTTATTTCTGTATTAATGTGactaatgctttttttttgtaccgtgcaagtaaacccctttttttttttcttttttttttttaaacacagttGTCCTTATTCAGTTTCTACCATTCACACAAGAGTGGAAATGTGTGTTGTGAAATCCAGtgagctacttttttttttttaatggctgaTTGGATCAAACTGTTGCTAGAATGCAGTTGAAATAAATGTCTGACACACGAAGAAGCCCTTTATCGACATTGACGAATGAAAATATCCTTGAATaacgacactttttttttttgtgctagtCGCGTTTTATTTGTGACATTCAGTTAAAAGCAAAAACTGCCAAAACATATGTTGAAGTCACTTTTCAACCAACTTTGGTACACAAACTCAACAGGACTAAACATCTCAACATTTGTGAATGAAAACTGAGTTTGAAGATCTATTGGTCAAACAACGTCATTCTCTAGATGAACagccagtggattttgaatgtAGAATTTTCATTGATAAAGTACCAGGAGATATGGGTCAGCTGACAGAATGGGACAAAAATACTTggatagttttatttatttatttattataaagaATAGGGTGGCTGCTCTTTCCCAAGTCTATTGTCTGCTCAGCGAGAAAGCAAGTAACTAAAAATGTGCACCACAAACTCAAGTGGCAGTTTTATCAAAATACCTACTTACACACTGCAACCCTGAggtttaccatcacatttgtttTCATACAAGTGGTACAGCCCGGTAGGGTTGCAAAATTTTTAAGTTGGAATATTTCCATGGGAATTAATGAAACTAAATTATTGAATGGTGGCTTTAAGCAAGCTTGATTTTGACATACTTGCATGTGGGCAAGGCGATCCATCTATTTTACATGGATGTCTGCTTATggtaaaatgtgtttatttatgcTTGGATAGGATATTGGAAAGTCTCCAATTTGGAATATTTCTAAAATTAAATTCCCATGGAAATATTCCAAGCCTACAGTCCAGTCATTGAGATGGCAGTTTACTGATAATAAGGTCGATAGCGGCCCTGGTCTGGGTGGTGGGGCCCGGGCCCAGGTGGAGGCCCCTGCATCCGTGGAGGGGGAGGCCCCCTGGGAGCGGGCCACATTCCAGGGCTGAGACCTCCTGGTTGGTTGAATGGCGGGCTGAGGGTTCCCTGGTCTTCGGGGAACTGCGGCATGGAGTTGGGGTTATAGTGATGAGGCGGGGGCGCGTTTACTGGGGGTCCGCTGTGCTGGGGTGGAGGTCCCGGGGGTGGGTGGTTCATGTAGGGTGGCATTTGGCCCATGATGTGACCTGGCGGTGGGGTgataggagggggggctccggaCATGGGTGGCGGCGGGGCCTGGTTGTACACCATGTGGGGTGTCCCGCCACCTTGGGGAGGGTGCTGCATGGGGTGATTGATGGGCGGGGGCGGCGGCCCAAAGTGCTGctgcggtggtggcggcggccccATCATGTGGTGGGCATGCGGCACCACGGGCGGCTGACCCGGATAGTCCCCGGGGCGGTGGTGCGGTGGCGGCTGGCCCGGCCCCGATGACGAGTCATCCTGGATGGGCACGGTGATGAGGTTGCTGTGTTTGCGCGTGGTCACCGTGGCGATACGATACGTCTCAGGGGGCCCGTCGTGGGGTACGGGGGGCGGCGGCTGCCCGTACGGGTCGTGGCCACCGTGCGGGTGTGGGTTGGCCATGTGCACATGGTTCTTGGTCAGGTGGGGCGGGGGCACGCGGAAGCGCTCGGGGACATCGGACGCCGGGGGCAGGTGTATGGGCTCCTGGCGGCTTGATGACTTCGCCGACCTCAAGTGACGGTGGTTGACGTGGGCCTGGAGATCCCGCTGGGACAGGTAGGTGCGCTTGCAGCCCGACACCACGCTGCACATGTACAGCGAGCCGCGTTGGCACTGCTCAATACGCTGAACTGGGTCTGTGCAGCTGTACATGGTCAGACTGAACACATAACATGCAGCCATGTTATTCGAAACCAATATTTTAAAACATGGAATTCATTCTAACAAAAAGCTTGCAGACACTTTTAAATTGTGCGTAACAAACTGAATCTCACCCAGGGCACAGCTTCTCTCCTTTCTTCTCATGGAGCAAAGCACATTCATAGCAGAAGACATGTTTGCAGGGAATCTGGTAGGAGTGATGATGGTCAAAGTtgcttatttttattgctttttgTTCTGCAAAATGTTTGCCACGTACCATACGTCCATACAGCTGGATAGGCAGCCCGCATTTATCACAGAAGTGAATCGGGACCTCATCCCTTTCGCCAATTAGATTCAACTGTTGCCAGAGGAACAAGAAGtgagaatacacacaaaactaagAATTTGAAGTTGGAATATACCTTATAGTCCCAAAACAGTGGCTGTGGGTATCTCCTCTGGGCAGCAAACACATCTCCTGCTTTACCACCAAAGTCAAACTTGTCTTGCTTGAAGCCAAAGTTATCTATGGTCACAAACAGAAAAATATAAGCAAACAGAAGTGAGGTGCTTGGTGGCGGTCGAATAAGCACGTACCGTCTTTTTCCGCACTTTCGTTTTTTAACGGCAGCCTGTTGCCAGGCCTCTGGGTACGGGGCGGAGGTTTAACCCTCAGGGGCTGCTTTGAGATGAGCTTGATGGGGATGCGCCTGCGGACATCCGGTCCGCCCAGACTCCCTGAGCCATCGCTTCCTTGGAGATCGTTGTCTGTCAAAAGGGGGTCACAATGAGGAAACCTTTGACCTAAAGTATGTTCTGCAAGCCGCAGGGATACAAACTGAATAtcatcattgggaaaaaaacattttaaaagtacTGAATAACCATCTCAGAATTCACGCCTTTCAATTTTTAGCATTACGTAGACAGTGCTTGAGAAGCCTGTCATAacttatgaaaacaaaaaacgatCCCGATGACGTCAAATTCATCCTGTTAGCGCTTGCAGCATCGATGCTAACTACGTTAGCATTCCTATAGGCTTAGCACTGTCACTAAAACATAACGTAGCAGCTCTACACTTTGAATATGGATTTAGTTTTAATCTAAATACCCATCATTACCATTATAGCCCCTAACAGATGTTTTAGCACTTGGAGGTTTGTCAACTTTTATCGACTAGTGGGAGGGCTCAGTGGCTAGTTGACGCTAACTTGGCCCATGCTAAATGGAACGTTGATCTCAGAACGCTAACAACGCGATCCGGCACTTTCGATCATGCTCTGGACTTCATGTTGCTTCAGTTTAAGattagttttaaaaaaataacaaaaaaattacaatagtATGTTAttgaggagggggtggggggtgacgAAATAACACTTACCGCTTTGGTCCATGATCCGAGTGAGTCGGCGCAGTGCATTGTGGGATTGAAGAGAGAGAAGTGGGAGGATGGAAGGAGGCATAATCATGACTCATAATAAACGTTTTTACGTTTAAAGAATCATAATTTTGGGTAAACAAAATCCGCGAGTAATCAAGTTGGCTGGATAAATGCAGTACATTCGTGTAAATTTGCCGAGAGGGGAAGGAAT encodes:
- the cbll1 gene encoding E3 ubiquitin-protein ligase Hakai isoform X1 yields the protein MDQSEHTLGQRFPHCDPLLTDNDLQGSDGSGSLGGPDVRRRIPIKLISKQPLRVKPPPRTQRPGNRLPLKNESAEKDDNFGFKQDKFDFGGKAGDVFAAQRRYPQPLFWDYKLNLIGERDEVPIHFCDKCGLPIQLYGRMIPCKHVFCYECALLHEKKGEKLCPGLTMYSCTDPVQRIEQCQRGSLYMCSVVSGCKRTYLSQRDLQAHVNHRHLRSAKSSSRQEPIHLPPASDVPERFRVPPPHLTKNHVHMANPHPHGGHDPYGQPPPPVPHDGPPETYRIATVTTRKHSNLITVPIQDDSSSGPGQPPPHHRPGDYPGQPPVVPHAHHMMGPPPPPQQHFGPPPPPINHPMQHPPQGGGTPHMVYNQAPPPPMSGAPPPITPPPGHIMGQMPPYMNHPPPGPPPQHSGPPVNAPPPHHYNPNSMPQFPEDQGTLSPPFNQPGGLSPGMWPAPRGPPPPRMQGPPPGPGPHHPDQGRYRPYYQ
- the cbll1 gene encoding E3 ubiquitin-protein ligase Hakai isoform X2 is translated as MIMPPSILPLLSLQSHNALRRLTRIMDQSDNDLQGSDGSGSLGGPDVRRRIPIKLISKQPLRVKPPPRTQRPGNRLPLKNESAEKDDNFGFKQDKFDFGGKAGDVFAAQRRYPQPLFWDYKLNLIGERDEVPIHFCDKCGLPIQLYGRMIPCKHVFCYECALLHEKKGEKLCPGLTMYSCTDPVQRIEQCQRGSLYMCSVVSGCKRTYLSQRDLQAHVNHRHLRSAKSSSRQEPIHLPPASDVPERFRVPPPHLTKNHVHMANPHPHGGHDPYGQPPPPVPHDGPPETYRIATVTTRKHSNLITVPIQDDSSSGPGQPPPHHRPGDYPGQPPVVPHAHHMMGPPPPPQQHFGPPPPPINHPMQHPPQGGGTPHMVYNQAPPPPMSGAPPPITPPPGHIMGQMPPYMNHPPPGPPPQHSGPPVNAPPPHHYNPNSMPQFPEDQGTLSPPFNQPGGLSPGMWPAPRGPPPPRMQGPPPGPGPHHPDQGRYRPYYQ